A region of the Pseudoliparis swirei isolate HS2019 ecotype Mariana Trench chromosome 21, NWPU_hadal_v1, whole genome shotgun sequence genome:
ttatgaaccaccttatgttcgaacatggtgttcgttatagacaagcagtagctagcacagaagtccaataacagaacaccgctcgggttcagatcgggcaagccgttcctcccaatcactccccgccaggtttctctgtcatttcccacgtgagcgttgaagtctcccaggagaactatggagtcggcaggcggtgccctctccaggacccctcGCACCaactccaagaaggccggatactctgaactgtggtttggtgcataagcacaaaccacagtcagagctttactccccgcaacccgtaggcgcagggaggcgaccctctgcctccggggcaaactccaacacggcagcgctcagccgggggcttgtgagtatccccactcccgcccggcgcctctcaccctgggcaactccagaaaagaagagagtccaacccttctccaggagcttggttccagagccagcgctgtgcatggaggtgagcccaactagatctagttggtactgctccacctcccgcaccagctccggctccttccccgctagcgaggtgacgtttcacgtccctagagctagtctatGTCGCCCGCGATCGGCTCGCCCAGGTCCCCTGCCCAGCCTgccgcccggtctacatagcacccgaccccgatgattgtccctgcgggtggtgggtccacagggttgctGCTCGATGTCGTTTCTTCGGGCTGAGCCCGACCGGGCCCCATAGGTGAAAGCCCGGCCACCAGACGCTCGCcgacgagctcccctcctgggtctggctccgggagggtgccccggtttcccttgtccgggcgaggtagctgAAGCTCAAGTGCTGCTAttcatcagggtttttgaaccgctcttagtctggactctcacccgagacctgtttgccttggcagaccctaccaggggctaatgccccggacaacatagctcccgggatcactgagcctctcaaactcctccaccacgttaaggtggtgATTCACGGAGGAGGTTTTGACATAATATGTTTCTAAAAATTTTTCTGTATTGTTTAATTTTAGagactcaaaataaaaaaagatggatgTCAGAAAGATAGTTTCGATTATCCTGATTCTGATAGGTAAGTTTTTTGATGTTAAATCCAATGCTTTTGAAGTTTGTTCATGAAATACAGTTAAAAGCCCTTGCCAACATCTCATTGAATGTTTCTTGTAAAAACAGTGGGACAAAAAACAGTGTAATCAAATACAACAACTCCAGCCGTGACAACAACTCTCGTACAGACTACAACTCCCACGCCGATAACAACTCTCGAGCCGACAACTGCTGGACCGAAAACAAGTGCGCCGACAACAACTCTGAACTCTACATTAAATCCAGCGCAGACAACAACTAGTACACCTACAACAGCATCCACGGCCAAAACAACTCTGTCACCTCCAACAACTCCGGCACCTACAAAAACTCCCACATTGACAACAACTCTGGTACCTACAACAACTCCCCCACCAACAACAACTTCCGCGTCAACAACAAAtacagcacccacaacaactcccACACTGACAACCACTTTGGCGCCTACAACAACTGCCGCAATGACAAAAACGATGATACCTACAACAACTTCCGCACCGACAACAACTCTTGAACCCACAACAACTCTTgcgccaacaacaacaccctCAGTGACAACAACTAAGGCACCGACAACAACACCCTCAGTGACAACAACTAAGGCACCGACAACAACACCCTCAGTGACAACAACTAAGGCACCAACAACAACTCCAACTCCGACAACAACACCGCCACCTACAACCACTTCCACACTGATAACAACTCCGGCACCCACACAAACTGCCTCAATGACAACAACTGAGGCACACACAACAACTTCCACACCGACAACAACTACCGCGCTATTAACAACTGCCACCGCAACAATAACTCCAGCACCTACTTCAACTCCCGCGCTGACAACAATTACAataccaacaacaacaggggcacctacaacaacttcCACACCGACAACAACCCTGGAACCTACAACAACTTCTTCGCTGACAACAACAGCGGCACTTACAACAACTCCCCCGCCAACAACAACTCCCACGTCAACAACAAAtacagcacccacaacaactcccACACTGACAACCACTTTGGCGCCTACAACAACTCCAATACCGACAATGACTACCCCGCCATCATCAACTGCCACTGCAACAAAAACtccagcacctacaacaactcccGTGCCGACAATAACTCCTataccaacaacaacaggggCACCTACAATAACTTCCGAACTGACAACAACTCTTGAACCCACAACAACTCTTGCGCCGACAACAACACCCTCAGTGACAACAACTAAGGCACCAACAACAACTCCCACACCGACAATAACACCACCACCTACAACCACTCCCACACTGATAACAACTCCGGCACCAACACAAACTGCCTCAACGACAACAACTGAGGCACACACAACTCCCACATCGACAACAACTCCAataccaacaacaacaggggcacctacaacaacttcCACACTGACAACGACCCTGGAACCCACAACAACTCCTGCGCCGACAACACCCTCAGTGACAACAACTCCAGCACCTCCATCAACTCCCGCACCTACATCAACTTTGGCACCAACAACAACTCCATCTCCGACAACAACTGCGGCGCCTACAACAACTCATGCAACCGCAACAACTCCTGCGCTGACACCAAcagcggcacccacaacaactcccACATCGACATCAACCctggcacccacaacaactcctTCACCAACAACAACTCCATCACCAACAACAACTCCCTCACCGACAACAACTGCTGTGTCTACAACAACTCATGCAACTGCAACAACTCCTGCGctgacaacaacagcagcacccacaacaactcccACATCGACAACAACCctggcacctacaacaactcccccaccaacaacaactgccgcgccaacaacaaatacagcacccacaacaactcccacaccaacaacaacaccagcacccacaacaactcccGCACTGATAACAACtccggcacccacaacaactcccTCAGCGACAACAACTGAGGCTCCCACAGCAACTCCCACACCGACAACCACTCTAGTGCCTACAACAATTCCCATGCCGACAACAACTTCTGCCGCAATGACAACAACGACAATACCTACAAAAACTCCAGCACAGACAATAACTTCCGCACCGACAACAACCCTGGAACCCACAACAACTGTTGTGCCGACAACAACTCGTGCGGCTACTACAACTCCTGCGCCGACAAAAACACCCTCAGTGACAACAACTAaggcaccaacaacaactgccATATCAACAACAACTGCCGCACTGACATCTCCATCAACGACAACAACTCCTTCGCCGACAACAGCAACTGCAGCGCCAACAACAACTCATGCACCCGCAACAACTCCTGAACCGACAGCAACTCAAGCATCTACAACAACTGCCGCACCGACAGGAACtccggcacctacaacaactcccGCATCTACAAAGACTCCATCACTGACAACAACTACCACGCTGACATCAACTctggcacccacaacaactccaTCATCTAcaacaggggttcccaaacttttcagaccacgcacccccttctacatcccgaccgggttcacgcatcccccacaccttaaaaaaacacaacagaatGCAAGAATTGTTGACGGGATGCGCGTTATGGaagcggcgctgggcttagcccagaagagtgaagcagcgaaatttgtagacatagaaacactctcagacagcagcttgctgttacgtgcgcctgctgccagtctgactccgctgctttgggtgaatgacgtcacgtgcgacctggaggtgttaaccacttgtgccaaatctttttaaatttttaattaacattcggggcgaattaaaaaacatccggggctttggccccgggttttttagcctagggacgccactggttaagaccgaaatgacacttgagagccctgagaatgtttaatattaattattacaccattagaccaccattacatttttcctctcgcgcaccccctagaggcagctcgcgcacccccaggggtgcgcgcaccacactttgggaatccctgatcTACAACAACTCTGACACCTACAACAACTCCCACAAAGAGATCAACTCTGGCACCCAGATCAACTCCAGTGCCAACAACTCCGACACCTTCAACAACTCAAGCAACTCCTGTTACCACTACAACAGATGAAGCAGTCATAACAAAGCAAATGACTTTCAGATCTCCAGGAGAGACATTCACAACTGACTTGCTGAATCCATCCTCTGCAGCATTTCAAGCGCGAGCCACATTGCTAGAGTCAACAGTAAGTAAAAGATGAAAGATAAGTTTCTGTTTCAAAATTTACAGCAAAAAAGGTGtaagtaaaaaaacacaagcaaatgaaataaatgtagtAACACATGATTTTCTTGTATTTCTGCAGCTTGGACCTTTCTACGAAGAGGTTTTTCCTTCGTTCCGCACCATCACGGTGAATTCATTCAGGtaatttgtttatgttttgatgATACAATCCGAAGAGCACTGATCAAGAATGTATACGAATGaaacaatatattattttgtaatttctTTTGCAGTGAAGGATCAGTCATCCAAAACATGGACATTACATTTTCATCAACATCTGCTCCTGATGATACTGAGGTTGGAAATGTTTTGGTGGGAGCAGTTTCAAACATCTCAGCCTTCAGCGTTGACACAACCTCCATTTCTgtaacaactgcagcacctacaacaactacaGTGCCTACAACAACTGCCACTCCGACAGCAACTctggcacctacaacaacttcaGCACCTACATCAACAAGTCATTTACCCACAACAACTCCAgtgccaaaaacaacaactgcagcacttACAATAACTCCGGCACCCACAACAAGTCCAGCACCTACATCAACTctggcacccacaacaactccgGCACCTACATCAACTctggcacccacaacaactccgGCACCTACATCAACTCCCGCACAAACAAGTCCTTTACCCACAACAACTCCAGTGCCAACAACAACTGCTACTCTGACATCAACTctggcacctacaacaactccgGCACCTACATCAACTCCCGCACAAACAAGTCCTTTACCCACAACAACTCCAGTGCCAACAACAACTGCTACTCTGACAGCAACTCTGGCACCTACAACAAGTCCAGCACCTACATCAACTCTGGCAACCACATTAGCTCCCacaccttcaacaactcacaCACCTACATCAACTTTGTCACCTACAACAACTCCTAAAACGACAACAACCAGGGCACCTACAATAACTCTGAATCCCACAACAACTCCCTCAGCGACAAGAACTaaggcacccacaacaactcatACACTGACAACAACTCTGGTACTTACAACAACTCCTGAGCAGATGAAAACtcctgcacccacaacaactcttGAGCCGACAACAACTACGGCAGCAACATCAACTCCAGCAacgacaacaactgcagcggtgataacatctgcagcggtGACAACAACAGTGTATCCTACAACAACTgccacaccaacaacaactccGGTACTAACAACAACTCCTGCGCCGACAACAACACTGTCATCTACAACAATTCCCGTGCCAACAACTACAGTGCCTACATCAACTCCAGCACAGACAACAACtccggcacccacaacaactcccTCAGCGACAACAACTGAGGCTCCCACAGCAACTCCCACACCGACAACCACTCTGGTGCCTTCAACAATTCCCATGCCGACAACAACTTCTGCCGCGATGACAACAACGACAATACCTGCAAAAACTCCAGCACAGACAATAACTTCCGCACCGACAACAACCCTGGTACCCACAACAACTGTTGTGCCGACAACAACCCTGGCACACATTACAACTCTTGAGCAGACAACTACTCCTGCACCGACAATAACTCCGGCACCTATGACAACTCTCGAGCTGATATCAACTAGTGCGCCAACAACAAATGCCACACCGACAACAAATGCCACACCGACAACAAATGCCACACCTATAACAACTCCCGCTCCAACAACAACTCCAGCGTCGACAACATCTTTTGTAGCTCCCCCAACAGTTGTGATCCTCTCAACAAACTTGGATGAACTATTTTTAGAGGAACACAATAACAGAAGCAGCCCGCAATTCATTGAGCTTGAGCGAAGAGTCATAGAAGTGGTTTGTACTTACTCtaattgtgtttctgtttgttgttttttgcagtttttcagtttatttgaagcTTACCCAATTTGAAGTTTGTTCATTCtttctattttctttattcCCACAGTATAATTTCATCTTCACTCTTGAATATGGCGATCTTTTCAACCACTCTTTTGTTGTTCAGTTCAGGTAATATTTTCCATGTTAAGACtcctatatttaaatgtttaaacgaCACACAACATTTAATACTACACATACTCATAAGTTACTAATGTCAATATAatttgatacatttattttctttcttgatGTAGCCAAGCTTCAAACCGAACACGAGCGGGTCAAACTAATGCAAAGGTCGGGGTTGTGTTTGCTAAAACTAATTCGACTCAAGAAATCCCTCAGGCTGCAGATGTTGCAAAAATCTTAGTAGCCGCTGTGTCGAACCCAAACAGTACCTTCAACATCACTCTTGATGCCGCTTCCATCACTGTACATCGTAAGTAAACACTAAGCCTGCATTTCACTCCTATGGTTGTTAACGGAAAGAAGTATATCCTATGTCATTTGTAATTAATCCATCAGAGTCGGTGAGTTAGTGTGTCTCCTTCCCTGATCTTTTTTTGTACAAATTGCTGCTTTGACAATGAGCATTCAAATTCATAATTACCATGAAGTCTCCTGTGAAATTAACTGTGACTTAGCAAAAATATACTCATGTTgtaatatgtttgtttgttcaaGAGAACGCTACCATTATTCACTATTCCATCTTTTTCTTACTAAAGAAACAACTACATTAAATTTCACAACTGCATCCCCCACCATTGCTGCAACTACAGCTGCCAGAGTTGCAACGACAGCCGACAGTGTTGCAACTACAGCTGCCAGTGTTGCAACTACAGCCGCCAGTGTTGCAACTACATCTGCCAGTGCTGCAACTACAGCTGCCAGTGTTGCAACTACATCTGCCAGTGTTGCAACTACAGCTGCCGATGTTGCAACTACAGCTAAGAGtgctacaactacagttaccaCTACAACTGCTGAAGCAGTCACAACAGCACAATTGACTTTCAGATCTCCAGCAGAAACATTTACAAGTGACTTGTTGAATCCATCATCTGCAGCGTTTCAAACGCGAGCCGCATTGCTTGAGTCAACAGTAAGTAATAAATGATAAATAGTTTCCTCTTTCAAAATTCACAGCAAAAGAAGGGGCATTTTATTCCTGGTGTCGAGTTTTCATATTCAAAACTATTGAACACAGACAAATTATCGGGTCGTCATTGAGAAAATTGGAATAGGTTTACTACCGGCAGTTGTAGGTGAATTAAAAAGGCAAGGCATAAGTTAAgaaacacaagcaaattaaataaatggagtaaaaaaatattttattgtatttctgcAGCTTGGACCTTTCTATAAAGAAGCTTTTTCTTCATTCCGCACCATCACGGTGAATTCATTCAGGTAATTTGTTAACGTTATGACGATAAAATCCTAAGAGCACTGATCATGAATTTATACGAATTAAACAATATAACATTTCTTAATTCCTTTTGCAGTAATGGATCAATCATCCAAATCATTGGCCTTGGATTTTCATCAACATCTGCTCCTAATGGTACTCAGATTGGAAATGTTTTGGTCGGAGCAGCTTCAAACATCACAGCCTTCAGCATTGACATCAACTCCATTTCTGTGGATGGGACACGTaagcaatattaaatattgcctttttaaatattataggTTTGTTTCTTTAATTTTGTAAACGaatgtcttgttttctttcctcaacCTTTACAGATGTTTCAAGTGGAGAAAGCCACAAGATCAGTCTCACCACCGCATCCTTCCTTGTGCTGATGTCATGGATCCTCTCAAGCCAACAATAGCATCATTGCTGAATACCATTTGAAATGCCATTATTGCATGACTGCCATCACTGGCATGACAAATGACTTCTTGATTCTTGTTAAAGAAGCCTTCTATAGCTTCAGATACAATTACAATATAATTGTATTTTGCAATGACTTACCATATGTATGACACTGGATTAGGTTGATGTTAATCTGAACATGTTTCTGGGTGGGAATGTCCAGGATCCTTCACTGAGCAGAATGACACAACAAGACTACCATTAAGCCctgagatgtaaaaaaaaaagtgctctagcaatatttaattgaatgacAGTGACACATGTTTTCTCATTTGTCACGTCAAAACGTAAACGAATACAGGTGGCCAAGTGTAATCAGTTAAATCATGCTCAACATCATATTGGAGAGCATATTGTAAAGGGAACATGTGTCTCAAGTTAATTAAAGGAACAACACTGCAGCTCATCATGAGTCGTGTAACCAACCATGAACCAAATAGGCCTAGAgttatattatcattatatacatGGTCAACACATTGCACTGTcaattagttttatttattcaagatgtatttatatattcatgtatagcTGTATTCTGtgatttctaaatgtttgtagAATATTTGTCAGAAACTTTACAATGATCAGAATAAAAAGTCTTTGAAGAATTTAAATCATCTCTCGTGTAATGTTTTGCAAATTTGGTGGGAAGTGTATCAAGTAATGTTTAACTTCTTAAAATGAGCCTCAACTTTAGCTGTGTCACTGATTCAGGTTAGATACAAAAGAGAACTGGGAAAGGTGCAAAGTTTACTTACCTATGAGATTCTTATATCTATTCAAACACCACCGGACATGTTATCATTAAATGAGCTTAAAATGAACACCAGTATCACCTATTCATTTTAGAAATGGCTCTCACAAACAAGatttagctttacttgaggtaaatgaaagggaaacttatagaaactgtctccattgagcgagaTGGAGTGAtattgtccaaatgagcataaaatatcactatgaccctgacatTATGTCACTTTTGTTATCAAAGAGCAAAATCACTTTTTGACTAAACCAAACTATGAACTGTCTCTAATAATGGATAtcggggccccccccaaaaaattgccGCATGCTGCGCACGCTCACATACCCCGTCTTACCACCCCCTTGGGGCTTAgtcccccctttctttgaatcctacacacGCCCCTGGGTCTCAGTTGGCTCACCACAGCTCTCTGTTCTGCTTCTCAACACAGTTCCACTGGAGGTCCACCGCTTTTCCCATTTTTGACCTCGCCAATAGCTGTAGCCTCACACTTTGAGCTTCACTTTTCCTCTTATCATGTTATATTTGAAGGAAATACATGATTAGTACtttatataacaaaatataacaTCAACTGGGGCAGGGATCGAAACGCAGATCCCCGGATTGAAAGAGAAACCtactaaccactgagccactgtCGCCCTATATAAAAAAGGAGGATGTCCATAGAGGTAGCGGAGATTGCTCCCTGTCAATTTTTGAGAGGCAAGATAATCGTCAAATTCTAAAAGAGATCTTTCATCACTAAGTGGATTGTTGGTTCAGatacaagtgactttttttttgctccgtcccgatgcgcgcacacacagagatttcaggggggcgggccaatttttttaatgtcatgcgatctaccaatactacaccgcgatcgactggtagatcgcgatcgacatattgagcacccctgaccTACAGCTAAGAAGCTCACTAAATCATAATGGGCCCGTTTCAACTTTTGCAAAAGTAAAAAATTTACTTGTAATAATCGAGCAATCTATGTTATGTCATTCATCCAGGTACAAGGGGTGTTAATTTAAATGAGCTGTATAATTAACTGCAGTTTActggtttttatttaattaatttgcttCAATTGTTCATTACAAATGTTAAGTTTTCTTTCTATTGAATTTGAAGGTGGAAAAAAGTACTTCTACATATTTATAGTTCATTATGATTAGGGCTTTATGACTGGAACATATACAAAATGTACACTTGTTTCGAAGATACTTTTCAGATTTTATGTCGATATAAATGTGATTGTATTGTATAATCTATTTACAAATTTACTCTCAAATACATTTTGCAATATTTGTTCAGAATG
Encoded here:
- the LOC130211864 gene encoding mucin-2-like gives rise to the protein MDITFSSTSAPDDTEVGNVLVGAVSNISAFSVDTTSISVTTAAPTTTTVPTTTATPTATLAPTTTSAPTSTSHLPTTTPVPKTTTAALTITPAPTTSPAPTSTLAPTTTPAPTSTLAPTTTPAPTSTPAQTSPLPTTTPVPTTTATLTSTLAPTTTPAPTSTPAQTSPLPTTTPVPTTTATLTATLAPTTSPAPTSTLATTLAPTPSTTHTPTSTLSPTTTPKTTTTRAPTITLNPTTTPSATRTKAPTTTHTLTTTLVLTTTPEQMKTPAPTTTLEPTTTTAATSTPATTTTAAVITSAAVTTTVYPTTTATPTTTPVLTTTPAPTTTLSSTTIPVPTTTVPTSTPAQTTTPAPTTTPSATTTEAPTATPTPTTTLVPSTIPMPTTTSAAMTTTTIPAKTPAQTITSAPTTTLVPTTTVVPTTTLAHITTLEQTTTPAPTITPAPMTTLELISTSAPTTNATPTTNATPTTNATPITTPAPTTTPASTTSFVAPPTVVILSTNLDELFLEEHNNRSSPQFIELERRVIEVYNFIFTLEYGDLFNHSFVVQFSQASNRTRAGQTNAKVGVVFAKTNSTQEIPQAADVAKILVAAVSNPNSTFNITLDAASITVHQTTTLNFTTASPTIAATTAARVATTADSVATTAASVATTAASVATTSASAATTAASVATTSASVATTAADVATTAKSATTTVTTTTAEAVTTAQLTFRSPAETFTSDLLNPSSAAFQTRAALLESTLGPFYKEAFSSFRTITVNSFSNGSIIQIIGLGFSSTSAPNGTQIGNVLVGAASNITAFSIDINSISVDGTHVSSGESHKISLTTASFLVLMSWILSSQQ